From the Prochlorococcus marinus str. AS9601 genome, the window GATATTGAAAAGCTTCCTCAAATTTAATTTGAATGTTTCAAACTTAAATCATGACAGATCCTATTCTTTATTTATCTATGTTATTGGGACTTGGAGGAATTTATGTATTAATCTCTTCCTTCCATGATGATGATGATGGTGATGATGATGGAGAAAAATATATTTATAATCTCGAACAAACTTTTTTAGCAAGATAGTCGATTTGCTTATTAAAACTTATTATTTACAAAAAGTTTATTGCAAAACAGGCCATCACTGAAAATAGTTTTATAGGAGTAACAGAAATATTGTCTTTCTTTGCGGAATTTACTTGATTATTATATTTATTTTTAAGTTAAGTTGTTGGTCCTCTATCCGTATATGTTTGTGCCTTAAACCGTACATTTTTATTAGTCGATTGATAAGCATGTCTAGTTAGAAATTATTAGTAACGAAGATAAATTAAATGCCTTCAACACCAATAAAGTCTTGTAATAAATATGTGTTGAGTTACAAAGATTCAACAAATAAGACACATGAAGTTGGCTTCTACGCGCGCGATGCATACGATTGCCTAATGCTTGCGAGAGAATTCAACACTTACGTACATGACAATCCAGGATCTGTAATCAGAATCCAACAAAAATTTTGAGGAAAATAATTATGAATTTAAAAAGATCACCATTCGCAATTCAAGATAAAAATGCAAGAGATCTTGATAATGTAAAAGATTATCCAACCATTGCAGATTTAATGAGAGAACAGAAAGTTCCACAAGATTATGCAAATACAGTTCACCGTCGTAGAGATTTAGACTCTCTCGGTTAGTTTACGAGATTGGCTATTTACTAATTTTTAAAATTAACGATTATGATGAATGCCATTTGCGATTCATTCATAAAATAATATTTTCTTCCTCAAGTTTTTTTTTAAGCTCTATAGGCATATATGCAATATCTTTTTTTATTGCATTAATTGCATCTCTATACTTATCAGGTTCGGCTAAAAGCATTTTTATTAAATTGAATTGACTTTCAATTTCTTCAGAAGAAAACTTTCCCATAAAAAATAGCAAATATCATTTTATTTTTAGATCAAATGTCAAACATCAAAAAAATTAACTATTAGTTAGAAGCTGCTGCAATTTCTTTATGGACGGAAAGAAATTCTTTATCCGTTAGAACTGGTGTAACTTCAATTTCTACGCCAAAATTATCGACCCAGATACTGCTCCATTTCCAAATGTTCTGATGGTTTGAAGATTCAACTATTGCCCAACCATTAGCCCCCTCAGGATTTACTACTCGATTAAGAACTTTAAACCCATCAAATTCATCACCTTCGCACCCTCCTTCAACAAAACCCGCAAAAGCTTCAGCCCCTTGCATATGACTTTCTTGATCTGGAAATTGCCAGTGTACGATGTAAGTTTGCATGAATAAAATTATTTTTTTAATTATTAATTATCGAATTTAAAAATTAAATAAAAAGTCTTTAAACACTAATCAAAAAGGGTTTAAGCTTAAAAGGGAAAACAGCAAAAAAAAAGACTCTTACGAGCCTAGGTGATGGGGACTCCTATAATGACAAATTAAATAGAAACAAACAACCCCATCAATAGGTAATTTTAAATACTTACAAACACCATATGTAGTGCTAAGATTTTGAAAAGGCTGGGTGATGGGGATTATCCCGCTTTTTGATTGGGGCGAAGCTAACGCCCTTTTTTTATGGAAAAATTTACTTTAATCAATAAAGCCAGATCGAGGATTAAAGTATTTGAACCTTTTGAAGATAGTTCTAAGAACTCTTATATGGTAAATGCAATTTTAATCTCTTATGGTTGCGTTTTTAAGCGATCAAGTAAGCCAGTTATGAAAGGCTCTAGGGTTGAATCTATCGAAGAAGCGAGAAACGAATATAAAAAACTTTTAGAGCAAGGGTGGGAAAAAACTTATAGATTCAATAGTTTTTTTAAAAAAAATGGTGGATAGGTACTTTACCTAAAATTTGACATTATTAAAAATTAATTGCTAGATAAGCTTCAGGATGGAAGATTGAACATGAAAAATGAAATTTATTCAAATATCAAAGATTCCGATGCTTTGGAAAGTTTTTTTGAATGTATAACTTCTTGTAGCATCAATAGTGAGGGAGTAGATTGCACAACAGCATGTTATGTAAAACATTTAGAACCAAACAATATTGATTATCCTTTAAAATTTTCATAAGCAAAGCTTATTAACAATTTTAAATTTCATTGATGTTATTCCCACCACCTCAAGTTATTTTTGGTCTATTGCTTTTATCTATAGCAGTAGTTCTTATCTGGGATATTAGATACAATCCTTTTGGAGAAGACGAAGACGGAATTTAATCTTCAACTAGGAAGCTGATTTGTAGGTGGTGCGTGAAATTGCCGTTTCTTTCTTTTGAGTCTTTTGTAAGCGACTAAAGAGCCTAATAATAACAATGTAAAAGCTATTGAGTTAATCATATCAATTAGTTTTATATATATAAAAACAAATATGTTCTAAATATCAATGACTAAAGTTATTTTTTCAAAAAGGAATTTATTATGGACTAATTTTAATATTTAGCTTTTTTATTAGGTACCTAAAACGACAAAAAGAAAATACTTATCTGACCAAAAGTAATTGCTATACAATAAGAATCACTTTTTCTTATTTCTCATTTGATATTGCAGAACAGCTTTTAGATGTTTTACTTCTTTTTCTAAAGTTTCAATTCTTTTTTCTAGTTCTTCATTAGTTGCCATATATTTTAGAGATAAATTCCTTGATATTTATAATATTAAAAAAGCGACTTGTTACACATGGGAAATGTCTTTTAAGTAATAGAACCTATTGATGGGCATAATTTCTCTAGATAAATTATGCAGAGTATAAATTTAGGGGGAATTTATGAGTGGAGATTATGAGACACTAGAAATCAATCAACCTAAAATTACATATTTTCAGAAAAGATCAGAAAATAATACAGAATGGTTAGATGAATTAATCAACCAAATTGAAGATATGAAAAACAATATATCCAAATCTGCTTAATGACAGAAAAAGAGTTGAAAAAATTAGAGAAATTTGCAGATGAAAATGGATACAATGATGAGCTAAAAGATATATATTTAAGGGAAGTTATTGACAGAAATAAAGAATACGAATGAGATCTAATTTTCGACAAAACATTCGACTAGCCACAAACATTCTTTTAGTTATTGGTACTTTTGCCATTGCTTTAAAGATTGCTCCAATAGCAGAGGTATATCAGGAAAAAAATTTATGTATTAATTATTTAAAACATCAAATAGATCGAGACAAACTTATCAAAAGACTAAAAATAGTTAAACAAGCAAATCCATCTAGTATTTGTGACTCCATCCTTAAAAGTTAAAAATGAAGATTAAGTCATTTCCCCCGTTAATTGCAGTCTTTGGTACTTCATTTCTGATAACCATTTCATTGCTTAAAAGTTTCCAAATTTTTATGGGGATATCAATTTGCCTTTTAGCTATGCTCAAGCTTATGGATATTGAAGCTTTTGGAACAAGTTATAAGAAATATGATTTAATATCTTCTAAATTTGATGGCTGGATATATATTTATCCTTTTTGCGAATTATTAATTGGAATAAGTTTTCTTAATTCTTCTCCACCCTCTTTAATTATTTTTATTGCTCTAATTTTAGGAATTTCTGGCATGATTTCGGTATTTAAGGCTGTTTATTTGGATAAATTAAAATTAAATTGTGCATGTATTGGTGGATATGCAAAAACTCCTTTGGGAATTATTAGTTTTATCGAAAATCTTTTAATGGCAATTATGAGTGTCTTAATTTTTATTAAATAGCGATTTAATAAATTTTCATTTATGGTTAATTTAAATATTAAATTTAATCGTCGTAATTAGTATGGCACTTAATAAAATATTTATTAAAAGAGGATTTTTAAATTATCTAATTTTTTCTGGAATTCTTTTTACAAATATAATTAATCCATATAAGAGTATTGCTTTAACTCAAGAAAATATAGATATCCCAAAAGTTGTTTCTTACAGATCAGCATCATGTGGTTGTTGCAAAAAATGGATCAATCATTTAAGAGCTAATGGATTAGAAGTTGTTGATAATATAGTTGAGGATGTTTCAGTAATTAAAAACCAATATCAAATTCCCAATAATCTGAGATCATGTCACTCTGCTCAAATAGCTAACTATATGATTGAAGGACATGTCCCGATTGAATCAATCAACAAACTTTTTAGAGAAAAACCAAATATCAATGGGATAGCAGTTCCGGGCATGCCACTTGGCTCTCCAGGGATGGAAATGCATTCTCACGATTCGCACTCTCATGATTATGAGAACTACAAAGTAGTTTCATTTAGTAAAACTGGCAAAACAAAAATATTTGATAAAATCTCTCCTTAATAAAAATACTTTTTTGAAATAATGTATATTTTTCTTAGAAATTTTAAATTTTTTATTTTTTTATTTACCTTATTTCTAAATTTCAACAGTTATTTGCATGCACATATGCGTGGTACATTTCTTTCTGAAGAGGACGCCGAAAATAGATC encodes:
- a CDS encoding DUF3303 domain-containing protein — translated: MQTYIVHWQFPDQESHMQGAEAFAGFVEGGCEGDEFDGFKVLNRVVNPEGANGWAIVESSNHQNIWKWSSIWVDNFGVEIEVTPVLTDKEFLSVHKEIAAASN
- a CDS encoding DUF1651 domain-containing protein translates to MEKFTLINKARSRIKVFEPFEDSSKNSYMVNAILISYGCVFKRSSKPVMKGSRVESIEEARNEYKKLLEQGWEKTYRFNSFFKKNGG
- a CDS encoding MauE/DoxX family redox-associated membrane protein, whose product is MKIKSFPPLIAVFGTSFLITISLLKSFQIFMGISICLLAMLKLMDIEAFGTSYKKYDLISSKFDGWIYIYPFCELLIGISFLNSSPPSLIIFIALILGISGMISVFKAVYLDKLKLNCACIGGYAKTPLGIISFIENLLMAIMSVLIFIK
- a CDS encoding DUF411 domain-containing protein produces the protein MALNKIFIKRGFLNYLIFSGILFTNIINPYKSIALTQENIDIPKVVSYRSASCGCCKKWINHLRANGLEVVDNIVEDVSVIKNQYQIPNNLRSCHSAQIANYMIEGHVPIESINKLFREKPNINGIAVPGMPLGSPGMEMHSHDSHSHDYENYKVVSFSKTGKTKIFDKISP